One Thermoanaerobacter pseudethanolicus ATCC 33223 genomic window, GAGGGAATATAAAAAGTATTATTACCGTTTCAAGCATATAAGAGGTAATGAGGATTGAACCTATTATGGGAGGTTTTATCCCGTTTTCGAGTATTGGGAGAAAGTTTGCCATCTTAACTTTTGGAAGGGCCAAAGTGATCACAAATGCCAAGAGGAGCATTCCAAAAGGAAATAAAAGTTCATTTAATTTAACAATTGCTAAAAAACCTTTTGATACAGTGTACATTACTGATATTATCAAGACTACATAAAAAACCATTGGGGGAGTATGAGGCATAAAAGCATTGACCATAATCTCTATTAATTCTCTCATTACTAAAGAGATACCGTGTAAGATAAATAACAAATAAAGCGAAGCTATTATTTTTCCTATAAATTTTCCTGTTATTTTATCTACATAGGAAAATAGCATTTCTTCTTTAAAGACCATTGCCAGTTTATAATAAAAAACAAAGACAATGCTAGAGGTTACAAAAGATATCACCACAGAAATCCAAGAGTCTTGTTTTGCGGCTAATGCCACAAAAGAAGGCAAAAAGACGTCTGCCGTTGATAGGACAGTTGTGACCAATAAAAATATCATTTGTTTTGTAGAGATTTTCTTTTCTGAAGTCCTTTCATATTGTCCTGTTTCTTTAAACATATCCGACTCCTAAACGTATTTTTTTTTATTATTTATCTAAAGCCAACATAATATTCTAAAAAAAACTTGAAATAATAATATCTGGAGGTGTTTAAAATGCCCCATAAGTTGCCTGATCCACAGTATGTAAAAGAAAATTATCAATATATGACTCTTAGCAAAAAATTAGAAGAAAATATATATATATTTCAAGTGCTTTTAAAAGGGAATAATGACATAGTTTTTAGGCAAATTAGCATAGGAGATAAAAAAGTTAAAGCTTTTTTAGTATATGTAGATGGAATGGTAGATAAGTTGTTAATTACTCGAAATATTTTAGAGCCAATAATGATAGAGACAAGAAAGTTGAATAAAATCATATACACTAATGACCAACTCTTTAATTATATAAATGAATATTTTATAACAACTTCAGAAGTAAATGTAAAAGATAAAATTGGAGATATAATAGACGACTTACTTTCTGGAGAGACAATACTTTTAATTGATGGAGTGGAAAAAGCTTTAATTATCTCTACAAAGGGATGGGAAGGGAGAAATATAACTGAGTCTACTACAGAATCCTATGTAAGAGGTCCTAAAGAGTCTTTTGTGGAGACTTTAAGAATAAATACTTCTATGCTAAGAAGGAGAATAAAACACCCTGATTTTGTAATTGAAAATATAAAAATTGGAAAGTATTCTAAAACAGATGTATCTATTGCTTATGTAAAAAGCATTGCTGATGATACAGTGGTACAAGAAGTTAAAAAACGACTTAAAAAAGTACAAATTGATGGGGTTATTGATAGCGGTTATTTAGAAGAATTTATAGAGGATAATCCTTTTTCTCCTTTTCCACAAATAGCTCATTCTGAAAAGCCAGACAAGGTGACTGCAGAAATTTTAGAAGGGAAAGTGGCAATATTAGTTGATGGTTCACCTTTTGTATTAATAGTTCCTGCAGTATTTGTACAATTCTTTCAGGCTGCTGAAGATTATTATGAGAGGTATTTCTTGTCATCAGCTCTCAGAATTTTGAGAATTGCTGCGATGTTTATTGCTCTTTTATTTCCCTCTATATACATTGCAGAAACTACTTTTCATCAAGAAATGATACCGACGCAACTAGCTATTTCTATTGCTGCTCAAAGGGAAGGAGTGCCTTTTCCAGCACTTTTGGAGGCATTATTCATGGAAATAACCTTTGAAATTTTAAGGGAGGCGGGTATAAGACTTCCTATGCAAGTAGGACAAGCAGTAAGTATAGTAGGCGGTTTGGTAGTTGGGCAAGCAGCTGTTCAAGCAGGACTCGTGTCTCCTGCAATGGTGATTGTAGTTGCAATGACAGGAATAGCTTCCTTTTCAATTCCTGCTTATAACGTTGCGATAACTTTTAGGCTTTTGAGATTTATCATAATGATTGCAGCAGGAACTTTAGGCTTTTTTGGGATAATAATGGTGGTGATGATGATACTCGCCCATATGGCGTCATTGGAGTCTTTTGGAGTACCATACCTTTCACCTTTGACTCCAAGTAGGACACAAGAATTAAGCGATGTATTAATAAGAATACCTTGGTGGGCAAAGATATTGAGGCCGCGAACTGTACAGAGAAAAAATATTATGAGGCAGGAGGATACAAGAGGATAAGATGAAGAGACTTGTAATATTAATTTTGGTGGGTGCCATTTTACTCACAGGATGCTGGGATAAAAGAGAAATAAATCAATTGGCCTTTGTACAAGGTTTAGGTATTGAAAAAGGAAAAGATGACATGATACATCTCATTGTGCAAATTTTAAAACCGGGACTTCTTGCAACAGGTGGCGGTGGTGCTGGAGGTACGGGGGGAGGAAGTGCTGTTGGCAAGCCCTATGCTGTTTTTCAAGCCAGTGGGGTGGATTTTGCAAAGGCTTTTTCTAACTTAAATGATGAATTGCCAAGGTCTCTTTTTCTGCAATATAACGAAATAATATTTTTAGATGAAAAATTTGCACGTTCGGGAATATACAAGACTTTAGATTTTATGACAAGAAATCCTGAGTTTAGGAGGACAGCTTATATATTAGTTGTAACTGGAGGAAACTTGCAAGAACTCTTTGATTTGCCAAGTAATGAGCAACTTGAAAGATATCCCTACAGAGAAGTGTTGGGAATGATACAAAACCAACAAAATACTTCTTCTTCGTATGTATGTGATCTAAATGAGTTTATTGAGACGTTGGAGATTCCAAAAAAAGCGCCTATAACAGGGCGACTGGAAATAGTAAAAAAAGATGGCAAAGCGATAGGATTGAGGATGGTAGGGTCTGCAGTTTTTAACAATGATAAGTTAGTGGGATTTTTAGAGGAGCAAGACACAAAAGCTGTAATGACATTAAAGAACAAATTAAAAAGAAGTACATTGACTTTAGACAAGGGATTAAAAAGCGAAAAGGCACATATTTCTTTTGTGGTTACTAAAGCCCATACTGATATTATTCCTAAAGTGAAAGGCAAAGACATTTCTTTTGATATAAAAGTTAATATAGAAACCCATATGAACGAGCAAGAGAGCAAGTATGATTTGACAGAGCCTAAAAATCTTGAAAAGCTTCAACTTTTAATAAATGACAAAATAAAACAAGGGATAGAACACGCGCTTTTTGTACTTCAAAAGAAGTATAATGCTGATGTAGTAGGATTTATCAATATTTTGCACCAAAGGAATCCTAAACTATGGAAAGAAGTTGAAAAAGACTGGGATAAAATTTATCCTGAGGTGAAATTTAATGTGACAGTGAAATCAATTGTAAGAAGGACAGGTTTAACTTCTAAACCTATATATCCGAGGTGATTTTATGATTAAAATACTTGTTCTAACATTGATTTTTGTGATTATATCATTGGTTGAGGTACCAGGTCTTGTAAGACAAAAAAAGATTAAAGAAGTTATTCTGTTTTTTGTCTTTTTGATTGTTGGCTACATATTAAACTTGCTCTACCTTTTAAATATACAAATTACCCCTACTAATAAAATAATTCAATCTCTATTAAAACCAATTGAAAAATTTTGGGGACAATAATCCAGAAAAGTATTTTATCTGGATTATTTTTCTTTTTGGTATTGAAATTTTTTTAAAAAAGTATTAAAATTGTAATTAATATGAGCACAAAATGTGCACACTGGAGGTTGTGCAAATGAAATTCATTAAAATTGGTGATAAGACTATAAATTTAGAGAAATTACACGGTATTATAGATAAAATGATTGAAATGAGACAA contains:
- a CDS encoding GerAB/ArcD/ProY family transporter, with amino-acid sequence MFKETGQYERTSEKKISTKQMIFLLVTTVLSTADVFLPSFVALAAKQDSWISVVISFVTSSIVFVFYYKLAMVFKEEMLFSYVDKITGKFIGKIIASLYLLFILHGISLVMRELIEIMVNAFMPHTPPMVFYVVLIISVMYTVSKGFLAIVKLNELLFPFGMLLLAFVITLALPKVKMANFLPILENGIKPPIIGSILITSYMLETVIILFIFPHISKKEKALKGGIISLGILALSMMLGVLAIGIFGAKTASNFQFTALEMVRNIRISDYIQRFDSLVMAMWLMGIYLKIVIFTYLFAKGLAETIKTPDYRFILLPLATLLIPLAENVSENLDGLYTYIQRCFPFEAFWFEVFFPIVLYIIAKIRKIK
- a CDS encoding Ger(x)C family spore germination protein — encoded protein: MKRLVILILVGAILLTGCWDKREINQLAFVQGLGIEKGKDDMIHLIVQILKPGLLATGGGGAGGTGGGSAVGKPYAVFQASGVDFAKAFSNLNDELPRSLFLQYNEIIFLDEKFARSGIYKTLDFMTRNPEFRRTAYILVVTGGNLQELFDLPSNEQLERYPYREVLGMIQNQQNTSSSYVCDLNEFIETLEIPKKAPITGRLEIVKKDGKAIGLRMVGSAVFNNDKLVGFLEEQDTKAVMTLKNKLKRSTLTLDKGLKSEKAHISFVVTKAHTDIIPKVKGKDISFDIKVNIETHMNEQESKYDLTEPKNLEKLQLLINDKIKQGIEHALFVLQKKYNADVVGFINILHQRNPKLWKEVEKDWDKIYPEVKFNVTVKSIVRRTGLTSKPIYPR
- a CDS encoding spore germination protein; amino-acid sequence: MPHKLPDPQYVKENYQYMTLSKKLEENIYIFQVLLKGNNDIVFRQISIGDKKVKAFLVYVDGMVDKLLITRNILEPIMIETRKLNKIIYTNDQLFNYINEYFITTSEVNVKDKIGDIIDDLLSGETILLIDGVEKALIISTKGWEGRNITESTTESYVRGPKESFVETLRINTSMLRRRIKHPDFVIENIKIGKYSKTDVSIAYVKSIADDTVVQEVKKRLKKVQIDGVIDSGYLEEFIEDNPFSPFPQIAHSEKPDKVTAEILEGKVAILVDGSPFVLIVPAVFVQFFQAAEDYYERYFLSSALRILRIAAMFIALLFPSIYIAETTFHQEMIPTQLAISIAAQREGVPFPALLEALFMEITFEILREAGIRLPMQVGQAVSIVGGLVVGQAAVQAGLVSPAMVIVVAMTGIASFSIPAYNVAITFRLLRFIIMIAAGTLGFFGIIMVVMMILAHMASLESFGVPYLSPLTPSRTQELSDVLIRIPWWAKILRPRTVQRKNIMRQEDTRG